Part of the Thiohalophilus sp. genome is shown below.
CGCTTCGGCAACCCGCGAAGCGCGGGCTCTCATCTACACCGCCGCCACAAATAAAAAAGGGCTGCCTGTTGGCAACCCTTTTTTATTTGGTGGAGGCGGCGGGAATCGAACCCGCGTCCGCAAGTCCTCTGCCATTGGCTCTACATGCTTATCCACGTCTATTGTTTTAACCGGCAGCAACCCGACGGGCAGGGCCAACTGACGGCGATTCCGGTTAGGTTTTAACGTCGCTGCCCCGGACGAGCTTTGACGCGATCCTGTGAGATATGACCCCTAGAATCTGAACGCACAGGCACGGCTTCAGTCAGAGGGCACCCTACCGGGTTTTAAGCGGCGAGTGCGTAGTTGTCGTCGTTGGCAACTATATTTTTGCAGATGGATTTACGAGGAAACCTGCATCCTCGGCATGCACCTCCGGTTTCGCAACCCACGTCGAATCCAGGTCGCCCCCTTGGTACTATTTATCTGACAGTTATTCTAGCGGATAGTTCCGGGTATATATAGGGGGTCTGCGGGCATTAACAAGGGACGAGGTACGAGGGCCGAGGGCCGGACCGGGAAGGAAGGTGTGTTTTCCTCGTCACTCGTACCTCGTCCCTAGGCCCTGTTCTTGATAATGCGCTGTTTGTCCCGCTGCCAGTCGCGTTCCTTGATGGCGGCGCGTTTGTCGTGAGCCTGTTTGCCCTTGGCGAGGGCGATTTCGAGTTTGGCGCGGCCTTTTTTCCAGTACATGGCGGTCGGGATTAGTGAGTAGCCCTTGCGTTCGACGGCGCCGATGAGCTTGTTCAGCTCCTCGCGATGGAGCAGCAATTTGCGGGTGCGTTGCGGTTCGGGCTGGATATGGGTGGAGACGGTCGGCAGGGCGCTGATCACGGCGCCGAGCAGCCAGGCCTCGCCGCCCTTGAGAATCACGTAGCTGTCGCGCAGCTGAATCCGGCCCTCGCGCAGGCTTTTGACTTCCCAGCCCTGCAATTCCAGCCCGGCCTCGAAGCGATCCTCCAGGGTGAAGTCGTGGCGGGACTTCTTGTTCAGCGCAATGGTGCTGCCGGGGCGGGCGGATTTTTTCTGCTGTTTGGCCATGGCCGCGCATTATAGCGGAGGGGGAGCGGGGCAGATAGCCGCGCGGACACAAAAGCTGGCGTCAAGGTTGAGCCGGGGGACGAATTCACCGAAAATCCGGACACAACAACGACAATAACGGGGCGTAACTCATGGCACGGACATCAATGCATGGCGAGTGGTCGTCGCGCTGGGCGTTTATCCTGGCGGCAACCGGTTCGGCCGTTGGGCTGGGTAATATCTGGAAGTTTCCCTATATCACCGGGGAGAACGGCGGCGGGGCCTTTGTGCTGGTTTATCTGGCCTGCATTGCGCTGATCGGGATTCCGGTAATGATGGCCGAGATCATGCTGGGTCGGCGCGGCCGCCAGAGCCCGATCAACACCATGTACGATCTGGCCGTGGAGTCGGGGCACAATCCCAACTGGAAATGGCTGGGCTGGCTGGGGGTGCTGGCCGGGTTCCTGATTCTCTCCTATTACAGCGTGGTGGCCGGCTGGTCGCTGGCCTACGTGTTTCGCTCGGCCAGCGGA
Proteins encoded:
- the smpB gene encoding SsrA-binding protein SmpB, with the translated sequence MAKQQKKSARPGSTIALNKKSRHDFTLEDRFEAGLELQGWEVKSLREGRIQLRDSYVILKGGEAWLLGAVISALPTVSTHIQPEPQRTRKLLLHREELNKLIGAVERKGYSLIPTAMYWKKGRAKLEIALAKGKQAHDKRAAIKERDWQRDKQRIIKNRA